A region of Gadus morhua chromosome 18, gadMor3.0, whole genome shotgun sequence DNA encodes the following proteins:
- the tbcc gene encoding tubulin-specific chaperone C, with product MDVDKSEGNRDDISSNVVKIPERMLLREQARLDEVERRKEAKESHSVADENSEFFTKAFNRDRAAIEDLISICSGADRGSATQTLDAATAKTQQLQKFLNDSMMFLAQYELRQAQAALQKLQTSLAEKRDEALPKKKFAFRSRTKATEQVDDTVPATLAGETVIDGQTPAASDIGKVEETVQCGFSNMDDVVLTKTAGEINKNDVLLSQLTNCKVRLFGSPSTLHIKNVSGCEILCGPVSGSVFVDHCSNTTLVLPCQQLRTHNTTSTQVYLHVTSRAIIEDCHGVSFAPFTWSYPTLDEDYVVSGLDLARNNWSHVDDFNWLAATQSPNWALIPVEDRKTTWET from the coding sequence ATGGATGTTGATAAAAGTGAGGGAAATCGTGATGACATCTCAAGCAATGTCGTCAAGATCCCAGAGCGAATGTTACTCCGGGAGCAGGCGAGGCTGGACGAGGTCGAGCGGAGGAAGGAGGCCAAAGAAAGCCATTCGGTCGCGGACGAAAACAGTGAGTTTTTCACTAAGGCGTTCAACAGAGACCGGGCAGCCATTGAAGACCTGATATCCATTTGCTCTGGGGCTGATCGGGGATCGGCAACGCAAACATTGGATGCGGCTACTGCTAAGACACAACAATTACAAAAGTTTCTGAATGACAGCATGATGTTTCTGGCGCAATACGAGTTAAGACAGGCACAAGCTGCCTTGCAAAAACTGCAGACATCCCTCGCCGAAAAGAGAGATGAGGCTTTGCCTAAAAAGAAATTCGCCTTCCGATCCCGTACGAAGGCTACCGAACAGGTCGACGACACGGTACCAGCAACCCTAGCTGGGGAGACTGTTATCGATGGTCAAACACCCGCAGCATCTGATATTGGCAAGGTGGAAGAGACTGTGCAATGTGGCTTTTCCAACATGGATGATGTGGTTCTCACCAAAACGGCAGGGGAgatcaataaaaatgatgttTTGTTGTCTCAACTGACAAACTGCAAGGTTCGTCTATTTGGCTCACCCAGCACACTACACATCAAGAACGTGAGTGGCTGTGAGATCCTTTGCGGCCCAGTGTCTGGCTCTGTATTCGTGGACCACTGTAGCAACACCACCCTCGTTCTCCCCTGCCAGCAGCTgagaacacacaacaccactTCCACACAGGTGTACCTGCATGTGACCAGCCGTGCCATCATCGAGGACTGCCATGGGGTCAGCTTCGCTCCGTTTACCTGGTCCTATCCAACCCTGGACGAGGACTATGTGGTGTCTGGACTGGACCTCGCCCGCAACAACTGGTCCCATGTGGATGATTTTAACTGGCTTGCTGCAACACAGTCACCTAACTGGGCTCTCATTCCTGTGGAGGATAGAAAAACAACTTGGGAGACCTGA
- the prph2a gene encoding peripherin-2a, with translation MALMKIKFDLKKRVKLAQFVWFLYWFSVMAGVLVLSMGLFFKIELRKRSELMDNNESHFLPNLLIFVGFIACGINAFGGKVCYDSLDPTKFAKWQPMLKPFLMSCVGFNVLLFLTALLCFVMRIPLQFTLAEGLKNGMKFYKDTDTPGRCYMKRTLDLMQIEFRCCGNNNYRDWFEIQWVSNRYLDFSAKAVKDRIGSNVDGQYLMDGVPFSCCNPSSPRPCIQGQMTNNSAHYSYDHYTEDLNVWKRGCREAMLSYYGGLMNTIGALVLLVTILEVAVMIGLQYVNTSLSTLANPEDPESESEGWILEKTMKETFTDIMATMKAMGKANQVDEGAEAGVATVS, from the exons ATGGCTTTAATGAAAATCAAATTCGATCTGAAAAAGCGAGTGAAGCTCGCCCAGTTTGTCTGGTTCCTGTACTGGTTCTCTGTCATGGCAGGAGTGCTGGTCCTGAGCATGGGTCTTTTCTTCAAGATCGAGCTGCGTAAGCGCTCAGAACTCATGGACAACAATGAGAGCCACTTTCTGCCCAACCTGCTGATATTTGTGGGCTTCATAGCCTGCGGCATCAACGCCTTCGGGGGCAAGGTGTGCTACGACTCCTTGGACCCTACTAAGTTCGCAAAATGGCAACCCATGTTGAAGCCCTTCCTGATGTCCTGTGTGGGCTTCAACGTGCTGCTGTTTCTGACAGCACTCTTGTGCTTCGTGATGAGAATCCCCCTGCAGTTCACCTTGGCGGAGGGCCTGAAGAACGGCATGAAGTTCTACAAGGACACCGACACACCTGGAAGATGTTACATGAAGAGGACCCTGGACCTGATGCAGATCGAGTTCCGTTGCTGTGGAAACAACAACTACCGTGACTGGTTTGAGATTCAGTGGGTCAGCAACCGCTACCTGGACTTCAGTGCAAAAGCAGTGAAAGA CCGCATCGGCAGCAACGTGGACGGCCAGTACCTGATGGACGGGGTCCCCTTCAGCTGCTGCAACCCCAGCTCCCCCAGGCCCTGCATTCAGGGCCAGATGACCAACAACTCGGCCCACTACAGCTACGACCACTACACGGAGGACCTGAACGTGTGGAAGCGGGGCTGCCGCGAGGCCATGCTGTCGTACTACGGGGGTCTGATGAACACTATCGGGGCATTGGTTCTGCTCGTCACCATCCTCGAG GTGGCTGTGATGATCGGCCTGCAGTACGTcaacacctccctctccaccctggCAAACCCGGAGGATccggagagcgagagcgagggctGGATTCTAGAGAAGACCATGAAGGAGACATTCACTGACATCATGGCTACCATGAAGGCCATGGGCAAAGCCAATCAGGTGGATGAAGGCGCCGAGGCAGGTGTCGCCACGGTGAGCTGA